The genomic DNA GCCGACACTTCTGCAGCCGACACTTCTGCAGCCGACACTTCTGCAGCCGATACCTCGGCCAACTCTCCAGCCGATTCCCGCGCCGACATGTCGGTCGACTCTACTACTCCTGACCCTACCTCTTCTGACACGCCGCTtccgctcgacctcgagccTCTGCGTGCAACCCtgcaggcggccgacgcaggcgcgccgctcgagtcggTGCTTGCATCACGCATCCTATGCCCCTCGCTTGCCTCTTTTACCTTTTCGGACGGCAACGAGGCCGAGCTTCCTCTTCTCCAGGACCTCGAGGAACAAGAGGCGATGATGGACCTGCCCGATCTCGATATGGCGATGGACACCGACGACCAGTACGACCCCCCCGAACTGGACTTTTTCGAAGGGCCCGATGCGATCGgagccgacgacgagcgcgactttGACGTGGCGTTTGCACACCCCACCGACGAGTCTGCGCCTACGCCCAGCACGCAAGGCGGCCACGACGTGCTCTTTGACTACTTTGACAACCGCATGAAGAAAAACTGGGCGGGCCCCGAGCACTGGAAGATGAGCCGCCTGAACCTTGCgagtgcgcagcgcgagcgccgtgccgagaGTGCGGCGCCCGAAAGCGAGCgcccccggcgccgcaaagaggcgcagaCGATCGACTTCTTTGCCGAGGACGCCAAGCCAATGAAAgagctctttgcgccgagcgcgacgcccgcgtCGATCTCGATGACCaaggcggccaaggcggaTACGTCTGCGCACCTCCTCCCCGAGGACCAGCACTTTAACTCGAAGCGCCTCTTGCGCCTCTTTTTGAAGCCCAAGGCCACGATTTTGCTTCAGCAGaagcgtgcggccgccCACGACGACGTCGAAGACGCGTGGGCAAACGAAGAGAACGACTTTGTGCCGGACCTGTTCCAGGACGTGCACCCCTACGAGGATGTACTGCCTGCCGCGCCATTTGATGCCCcgcccgagctcgatgGGTTTGccgacgagagcgacgacgagatccTCCGGAGCgacgccctgcgccgcgtgcggcccgagtacgtcgagcacgcgaagcgcgccaagCAGATCGACGTGAAGCGCCTCAAGGACAACATCTGGCAGAACATGGACGTGGCGCCCGCTGAACCGACGCCCTTTGGCAACGTGCTCAGCACGCTGCACACGGTCTATCCGAAACAAAAGCTCGAAGAGATTAGCACCTCGTTCTGCTTCATCTGCCTCTTGCACCTCGCGAACGAAGagggcctcgcgctcgcggtccCTGGtggcgaggacgacgacgcgcttggcgcgccggacgacgacgcgcacgtcggccgcATCGACCTTTTGCaagtgcgccgcgacccgGCTTTGGCCAGTGCCTCGTAGATACCCTATGTGCTACTTCTTGAAGGAAAAAGCATTCTTAAACTTGCTCATATCCCGCACCTTGGGCTTGACCGGTTCGGGCTTGGCGGTCTGCGGCCCACTCGGCGGCTCAGGCACCTCTTTGGTGTCCTTTttgagcgcgtgcagcgtcgCAGAGATCTTGCGCGAgcccgacgacggcgcctcgggctcgggctcgggctcgggcgcggtcTGGTAGCGCAGGTCGTAGCGTGCCTGGGCCGAGAGCGTCTGGGGATAGATCggcttcggcggcgcctgcttcTTCTTGGGGTCGGGCTTCTTCTTcgactcggcctcggccgcgcggcgctgcgcgacgtgcggcgcgggAGGCGCGGGctggcgcgacgagcccatcacgcgcagctcgttTATGAACGAGGAGGGTGTGTGGACGTGCGAGGAGCCAATGTACACGTCTGCATTCatccgcgcgccgacctgGTAGGCAGTGCGCATCTCCGAGTAGGTCATGCCGCCCGCGACGTAGATcagcacgcgctgcgcgttcGGGTTGCTGTTctccgcgagcggcgccgagacGGAGCCGCGCGGGGTGAGCATGCCGCCCGCGGTGGGAATCGAGGCCACCGAGTTGGCGCGCCCCTTTTGGTGCCACGTCGGcttggcgctgcgcagcgacgtcgAGCCGCTTGCGGTGCGTCCCGAGGACGCGTCAAagccgcggccgacgcgcgcgagcggcgagtCCTTGCCGCCGGTGGCGTTGATGGCCGAGTGGAGCATCTGCGTCGCCATgtcggtcgcgctcgagccaaAGTTGGCGACGTTGCGCGGCGATAAGGACCCCGTCGCGAGCGTATCCGGGGGTGCGTCACGCACGTACGGGAAGAGCGActggtcgaggcgcccTGCCGCATGGTCCTCCATCATGGTCCGGATCAGCGGCTGGTAGCGGCTCAGCTCGTAGTCGGTCGGGTTGGAGCGCGGCTTGAGGTGtttgcgccgcttgcggAAGATGGCATCGAGgcccgagcccgacgactcgcgcacgatgcgcgcgccgaggtgcacaAGATTATTTACTGCATTCATCTCGCCCgtgccaaggcgcgcatgctgaaagaggcggcggcggtcctCGTCGTGGACGCCGTCGCAGAAAAGAATGTAGAGCGCGATGATGCGCACCTTGTCCGCGTTGGTGACCTGTGCGTCGTCAAGCAGTGGCACCATCTCTTCGACCAGTGCGCGGGGCCGCGAGCCCTGCGCCGTCTCGCCGGTGGCGCTATTTTGCTCGACCatcgcctgctcggcgagcttgcTCTTTTCGAAACGGTCCATGcactgctgcgcgagcgacaGGTGCAGCGACAGCTTCTCCTTGGTGGTCTGCATgtgcggcagcgacgccaGCATGTCGCGCATGCCGTTGatcgacgtcgcgcccgaAAACTGGCTGGCCTCGCCCATGTGCGACTCAAACTCGCGCTGGAGGTAggcgatcgcctcggcaatgTGCAGGTGGCGGATCGCCTTGTAgatctcgtcctcgtcgttgagctcggccatgctctcctcgcgctgcccGTCCGAGTTGGTATACGTGTGCTTGTACCGCATACCTTCCTCGATCGGGAGCAGGTCGTTGATCATCGCCTGGTAGGTAAACTCGTGCAGGAACGGCGCTGAGGTGTCCATCGAGCGGTCCGTGACAAAGAGCACGCTCTGCGGCCGGCccggctcgccgagcagctggcCGCCTTTGGTGTACTCGTCGAGGGCCGCCTGCACGCGGAaggcgagctgcttggtaaagtgctcgccgacctcgaTCCTGCCTtctggcggcgcggcacgcttcGGCGGGGggacgtgcggcgcgttGCCGTCGACCGTGTTTTCTTGTGCGCCGATCGCCAGCGGCCCCAGCGGCGTGGGGCTCGACGAGAGGTAGCGGATCTGTGGATTCTCGTTCAGCGTGATGCACAAATTGACTAGCGTCTGCGTCGCAACGTCCAGCTCGTCCTGCAGAAGTGCGAGCGACTCATcgtggctcggcgcgtacgGCCCTTCCATCGGCTGGAAGAGCGAGTAGAGCGAGGTAGGCTGCTTCAGCACAAACGCCTGTGCCTCGATCGGCCACATGCTCAGGAACAGCTCGACAAGCTGCTTcagacgcggcgccgccttggaCGCAGTGAGCTTctccacgagctcgtccgACACGGCGTCGACAAAGAAgatgtgcgccgcggcgtacTGTGGCGGGGtgtcgccgctcggcgcgagctccttaatgaggcgctcgacattCTGCGTCGTCGCACACAGAATGTACGCGGCCTCCATCGTCGGCTGGGGATCGCGCCGCTTCTCGATGTTCTCGACCTGGGTCACATTCAGCTCGAGAATATCAAACATGCGCATCACCGCCGACAGGTACTGCATCGTGTGCGAGTCGACCACGAGGTTCTTCCATCGTGACGCGGGCTGCACGGATTGTATCGCATTAAGATAGCCTGCGTTAGCCTCTCAACGTACGCTGCTTTACCAGCGTCTGCAGACTCTTGGCCGGCATCGCGCCGAATGgtccctgcgccgccccggACCTGTGTTGTCCCTTCTTATCACGTGGCACCACGTGGTTTCTGCGTCCGCAGCCAGCATCTCCCGACCATGTCCTTCTTTGGGTTCGACGCGAGCCTGCCAGGGAAGGGGGCGCCCGACGAGGAGTCGGCGCTCAATGACAAgatcgagcgtgcgctcgcagcGAGTGCACAGGAAGACGTGGAGGTGTACACATGGGGTCAGGACACGTACGACGGACTGGGCGACCAGCTGCAGGAGACGAACGACGACCTGAACGAAGACACCTTTGGCACGTTCGCACAGGACGTCGGCAAGGACTTTGACTTTGGCCACGGGCAGCCGCAGGCTGCACAGGGCAAGAGCGACCGCAATGCGTCCGCGTTCGCCGCATCGTTCGACGACTTTTGGAGCACCCCGGCGCTGAGCGTCGACGTGCCCAAGCCGGagcccgagcgcgcgccggcgccgcgcccggcgactctcgacgaggtcgaggcggagctGCGCACACAGCGCGCTCccccgcccgcgccgccggccggaCGGCCGCTGACGCTCGAAgaggtcgaggccgagctccGCTCGCAacgcccggcgccggtgccgagcgcgccggtgcagcctgcgccggtACCAAGCATGCCGGTGGCTGCtactgctgctgctgctgctgcggctGCTACTacgccgccggtgccgccgcccgcggccagtgcgccgccggcagGCATGCCGCTCGTCCGCCCTACGGCGCCtccggctgcggcgcccgctgcgcctgtgccgcCTCCGAACccccaggcggcgcaccttgcgcgcatgcgtgcgatgctcgaggcgtgcccccaggcggtgcagcaggcgaTCCTGTCGCTCCCTCCTCCGATCCAGTTTGATTCGCTGGAAGAGGTCGGTGCGCGGTTCCCTGCGCTGCTTGTCCCGGGCaacgcgtcgacgagcgaggagcaggccgcgATCCAGCTCCTCCTTTCCACTGCTCCGTCGCGTATGCAGCAGTggcaggccgccgaggagaAGCGTCGTGCCAAGGCCGCCAAGCTCGCGCAGATCACGCGCTACAACGGCATCATGTCGGGCTCGGACAAGGACTTTATTACGCGGATCCAGATCAGCCACCTGGTGACGCCCGATCCGTACACGGACGACTTTTACGCGCACGTCTTTTTTGCCGTgcgtggcggcggccgccgcattCCCCTGCccgacgcgtcgaccgTGGAGGCGATCGAGCAACACAAGAGCGAGGACAAGAAAGGCCCCCGCCGCAAGCTTACGCGGCACGAAAATgcgatgctgcgcatgcagcagcaggtcgagcgcctcgtcgatagccgcaagaagcgcgaggccaaAGGGAGCGCCACCGGCCTCGaaggcacgctcggccgTGTCTCGCTGTCGTCTGCGAACAAGCCCCGCCAGATTTTGCAGGTGATCCACGCAAAAGGCtcgcacgaggcgcagtcGGACGCCaagcccggcgcggcggaggACGCgatgcgtgcggcgctccaaGGCGCttcgctcgacgacgcgtcgctgcgcacgcacggcACGCAAAAGCGCGAATCGCTCTCGCGCCGCGAGTCGCTCGTgatcctcgagcagctctaTGCAAttgtgctgcgcctcgagcagctgcgccgcgagcctgcgctcgatgctgacctcgacgcgatgcgcgagcaAAAGCAGCTCACCGACAAGCTCTgggacgagctgcgcgtgctcgagccgctTGACGTGTCGGATCCTCATCCGTTCGTCTCGCTGCTAAACCACGTAAAAGGCAAGCGTCTGCTgccccgcgcgctgcgcctgctcgatcCCGAGCAGGGCCTGGCGACGCTGACGATGCTCATTGCGTCTTTCTCGTCGCTGGACGCGGTGCGGAACTATGCGCCGTGGGAGCAGTACCAGGCGCTGGAAGCGCTGCCCCACGCCCGCGCCCCGCTCACCGCCACACACGCGGCCGAGATTGGGCGCAGCATCGACGCGTTTGGCAACTCGGTGCTTTTCAACATGATCTCGCTCATCAAccaggcgccgctgcgcattGTGAGCGGcatgctcgcgctgctgatGGAACGCAACGATATCGTGTTCTGCGCCAAGACGCGCCCGGGTGTCTCGGTGCTTACTGTGCTCCtctcgcgcgccgagacgctgcgccaggcggcctcggccgcggtgccgatcggcgaggcgacgccgagcgccgacgaggtcgagcagTGGAGCAACGTCTTTGGCGTGCTCCttgaccgcctcgcggcgcacgggcagcttgcgcagctcttCCCTTCGACGCGCgtccaggcggcgctgccgttCGGCGTGGATGTATACCTGGCCCATGCCTCGCGCAAGGAGGGCTCGCGCTTCAGCATCGACGCGGAAGACGAGCCGGTCTGGAACCTCATGGCGCTCTTTGCCATCCACTCGGACCTCAACCAGCAGCAGGTGCTGgtgcaggagctgcgcgaaaAGATCCTCGCGAATATCATTGCCGCAAACGAGGCCAAGAGCAAGGGGGCGAagcaggaggaggacgtgcGCATCCGCAACGTCAACCTCTTGCTGCATGCTCTGAACCTCGACGCTGCTCAGATTACGTTATAAAAGTAGACTACAGATGCAGCGCATACTCCTCGTCCCACTGCATGTCCTGACGCAGGACCCCGGCGAGAATCAGCTCGGGCGTCCAGAGCGGCAAAACGTGGCCGTGCTTGGCACActgctcacgcagcgcgccgagctgcttcgcctcctcgcgcgagcCAATGACGTGGTGGTGggcggcatcggcgaccAGCACCTTGGCCGAGGCACTCGACAGCGAGGCAGCCTGACCACCAGCCGCTGCAATGACATGGCGCAGCACGTCTTTGCTGGGCTGCACACCTTTGCCGAGGTAGAACGTGTGGCcctccagcagcgcgccgggcgccgcacggctcGTCGCAAGCGCATTCGACAGCGTCATGTTCCACTTGGCCTCTTTTTCACGGTCGACCAGCGCATAGCGCGAGGCATCGACCAGCGCTTTGCGCTTCACCACCTCTTTCAGCCAGTCCACCGACACGATCTCGACCGTGCCGAGGGCAATGGCACACAGCATCTTCTCCGTGCGCGTAAGCCCTTTGGCGACAAGGTGCGTCGCCTGCGACACATCGTCGACACGCGTCActtgcagcgcatcgaggacCTGCAGCGTGTTCGGCTTGAGCTCGACCGAGGTCGTCGCAAGGCACACGCCATCAACCTtgccgcgcttgcgcgcagacgtcggcgtcgcacgacgctcgcccGTGTCCGACTTGCGCTTGGAGCGGGCGGGCGTGTGCACGCccagctcggcctcggcaagctgctcgtccGAGGGGAGCGAAGGACGCGAAGTTGGGCGCGCCGAGGGGCGTGCAGAAGAGGCGTCTGGCTGAGGAGCCACAGGAGACGGCTCGGAAGCGGCGGCCGActggtcggcgtcggggTGAAGGGCCTTGGCGTCCTGCACAGCAGGGCTAGTAGGGTCGGCAGAAGCGTCAGGATGGACAGATTCTTTGGTAAGGTCCTCGGCAGTGTCGTGGGCGTGCTCGGACTCGTGCTCCTGTCCAGGTTCGACGTGCTCAGGTTCGACGTGCTCCTGTTCGACGTGCTCAGGCTCGAtatcgtcgcgctcgtggacctcggcctgctcaGCGTCACGAACATGCTCGGGCTCGACGTGTTCGGGCTCGACCTCGTTGGGCTCGGGCACGTCAGGGTACTCCTCGCCCTTTTCGCcctcctcgccctcctcgccTTCCTCAATAGGCTCATCACGCTCCGTCTCCGCCTCCTTCCCTTTCCCTTTTCCTTGCCCATCCACCACAATCTCTTGCACGCTTTCAtcgacggcgctcgtcacACGGCCATTCGCAGGGGTATCCGCCGTCGGGGTATCGTTCGTCTCCGGCTCCTCCTCCGGCTccggcgtcgcctgcgaCCGCTCCGGCTCTGGTGCGGCTTCGGCCGTCACCAGCCACGGCTTGAGGCTCGCGTCCGGCACACTTGCCTGGCCGACGACTGccttgagctgcgcggcgcccggaAACGTAATAAACTGGCTCTGTGCCAGGTTTTGGTTCGTCCACGTCGCAAAGCACTGCTCGAGCCAGATGTGGTTCACGATCGGAATGTTCcactcgcgcgccttgaGCACCTTTTCGCCCGAGAGGTCCAGCGCGATGCACACATGGTGCGACGGCGTCATGTGCGGCGTAAAGGTGCCGCCCATCTTGGCAATCAGGTCCTTGAGGTAGgtacgctgcgcacccGAGTAGTTGGTAATCGTCACCGTCAGGCGGTCAAAGCCCGGTACCGGGCTCTCGGGGTACGGAAAGTGCAGCAGAcggtcgcgcggcgagctcatGCGCCCTTTCGAGAGGATCTGCACGAGCCACGggagcgtgccgaccgtcgtgtcctcgcgcatcgccgcgccaAATTCGCGGCTCTCGCGGAAGCGCGCCACGACCAGgtccgcatcgcgcacAGCCTGCTGCACTGCCGCGTCGTTtgcgtcctcggcgagcgtctcgaggcaCGTTCCGCCGGCGCCCACCACGCGATCACGCAGCGAGTGCAGCTCGGGATGCGACtcgagtgcgccgccgtggaTGTCGCGTGCAAAGAGCACCCTTTTTCccgcgagcaccgcgccgcctgcatcGTCTGGCGAGTGCGACGGCGAAGAAGGGACGTCCTGCGGACGGTCCCACGACGCACACATGCacgtcggcagcgcgtcgggctTGTTCAGGTCAAACACaaagtcgcgcagcggcaggcggcggttCAGGCGAAAACTATCATTGACCCAATGTGGTGCGACGACCGCGATGCGAATGTCGGGCCGCTcttcgagcgcacgcaccttggacgtgtcgcgcgacgcggtgacGAGGTGCGTCACCTCTTCGCACAGTGTCTGCTTCACCGCGCCACcgagcgactcgaccgCCGCAGCGATCATCTCTTGGTCGTGCGGCGACATTCCCGCGCAGCTCACAACCACCCCCGAAAAGAGGCGCTGGGGATCCGGCGAGTAGAGGCCCTCGGGCtgcagctggcgcagcgcgatcgagcgcgtgACCCACAGCGGCTGGGTGAGTGTGGATACGTACGGTGACTGCGCACGGGTGCGACGCATCCCTTGCGCACTGGGCatccgcgagcggcgtgcaccAGCGCCCCTGCGCGCAGTGCAGCGACTCGGTGACGAGGTGTGTCACGTTCTTCTCAaacgacgtgcgcgactGCGCGTCGGTGGCGACCTGTGCGCCATGGCTCTCGAGCGCTGCACGAAGCTGTATTAGTTTCATCACGCACTTCGTCTTTATCGCGAGTTCCGAGTGTGTCCGCGAGCACGTAACGCACCCCCCCGaacagcgcacgctccgccatttcgacgcgtcgagcaagTGTTGCGCGCACCACGTGGCTCGTGTGCTTGGCGTGATCGGCACGTGGCGTTAACGCCCTTGCCTCTCCACGCGCGGCGTTTCTTGCAGGAATTGCGTGCTTGCGAAGTTTAAATTGGTCTTAGGAGCTACGCATGAGGTGATCCGAGGAAGGGGAGCCGCGCCCCCCTCTTCTTCCTTCACTTTGCTGCCGAGCTTATAATCTAGGGCGTCCGTGTCCATTATCAACTCTATTATCGCCATGCAGCCAGCTCCTGCGGGGCGAGAGTCCACCCCGGGCCGTTTCTGGCACAATGCCAAGCGGTTCGGCAAGACGCTCGTGCGCTACGACGACACGGAGGCCAACCGCCTGGGTATCCCCATGGTCGGCGTGAAAGACTTTGCGCACGACCACTATGAGAACCCGTTCTACGCGACGCTAAACTACCTCGACTCGCTTTTCCCGTTCCGCCGCTGGATCCTCTCGTACAACTCGACGTGGTTCGTCGGCGATCTGATTTCGGGTATCACGGTCGGCCTTGTGGTCGTGCCGCAGTCCATGTCGTACGCCAACGTCGCTGGCCTCAAGCCCGAGTTTGGTCTCTACTCGTCGTTCGTCGGTGTCGTGATCTATGCGCTGTTTGCCACCTCCAAGGACGTGACGATCGGACCGGTGGCGGTCATGTCGCTGCAGACGCACAATGTCATCCAAAAGGTCTTGCAAACGCACCCGGAAGTCACGCCGGAAATTATCGCATCCGCGCTTGCATTCCTCTGTGGTATTAtcacgctcggcgtcggtctCCTGCGCCTGGGCTGGATCGTCGAGTTCATtcccgcgccggccgtgaGCGGTTTCATGACGGGATCCGCGTTGACCATTCTCGTCGGCCAGCTGCCCAAGCTCCTCGGTGAAAAAGGCGTGAACGGCAACGATGCCATGTACAAGATCGCGATCAACTTTTTCAAAAAGCTGCCTACCGCCAAGATGGATGCCGCGTTTGGTGTTACGGCTTTGGTTTTCCTCTATCTCGTACGCTGGTCGTGCAACTGGGTCGCGAAACGCTACCCAAggtacgcgcgcgccgcattCTTCATCTCGGTAATGCGCAGTGCGTTTGTCATCATCATCCTCACCGCCGCGAGTCGCGCATGGGTCGGCACGCACTACCACGACAAGAAAAAGTACCCTATCAGCCTGATTCTCGATGTGCCCCGTGGCTTTAAGCACATGGGCCAGCCGGTACTCCCGACCGATGTGCTCTCGGCCATCGGCCCGAACCTGCCCGCGTCGGTGATtgtgctgctgctcgagcacatTGCCATCTCCAAGTCGTTCGGCCGTCTGAACAACTACAAGATCAACCCGAACCAGGAACTGGTCGCGATCGGTGTCACGAACCTGGTCGGCCCGTGCTTTGGCGGTTACGCGGCAACCGGCTCCTTCTCGCGCTCTGCGATCAAGTCCAAGTCGGgtgtgcgcacgccgcttgCGGGCTGGATCACGGCGATTGTCGTGCTAATTGCCATCTACGCTCTGTCGGGCGTTTTCTTCTGGATTCCGaacgcggcgctctcggCAGTGATTATCCACGCGGTGGGTGACCTGATTGCGCCCCCGGCGCTCCTGTACAAGTTCTGGCTGATGAACCCGCTCGAGCTCTTGATTTGGGTTGCGGCCGTGGTCGTGACCATCTTTACCAGTGTCGACTACGGTGTGTACACCTCGatcgcggcctcggcagcgcTCCTGTTGGTTCGCATTGCACGCCCTCGTGGACACTGGCTGGGTGTGGTGCGTGTGCAGCACGACCCGTCGGTcgcgggcggcgctcaGGTCCGCAACGTCTATGTGCCTATGGACACGCAGgacggcctgcgcgacccgtcggtgcacgtcgcgccgccgccacccGGTATCTTTGTGTACCGTGTCGAGGAGTCATTCACCTACCCGAACGCCTCGCGCATGTCGGACATTATCATCGACAAGGTCAAGGCCGAGACACGCCCGGGCAAGCTCCAGGTGATGCGCAAGGGCGATCGGCCGTGGAACGACCCCGGACCGCCCAACCCACTGCTGATCAAGTTCTGGCGCAAGGCCACGCTCTACCACCGCCGCCACGCGGATGCCAAgacggtcgacgaggacatGGCCGACAAGGACttggagcgccgcaacgaTCCGCGGCCGCTTCTGCGTGCGATCGTGCTCGACTTTGGGTCGGTGAGCAACATCGACTCGACCTCGGTCCAGGTGCTGGTCGATCTGCGcaacgcgctcgagctgtaccgcggcgcgccggtcgagtTCCACTTTGCGCATATCCTCTCGCCGTGGATCCGCCGTGGCCTGCTCGCCGGTGACTTTGGTACCGGCACGGTCCGCCGCCATGTGACCGAGATCGCGGCCGTGGtgccggcgcacgacgaccgcgaggtCGGTGTGCGCAactcgccggtgccgggTACCAAGATCGTCGAAGACGCCCACGCCCAGCCCCAGCACGAAGACATtgtgcgcgatgcgcccaCCAGCTCCACGGACCTCGAGGCACAGGCGCCGGCACAGCCGGACAAGGGCTCGTTTGACGACGAGATCAAGAACCTCGATGCGATCTACGGCAACAACAAGGCCGAACAGGAAtcgctcgacctcggggCTGGAAGTATCACCGTTCCGATTCTGTGGAACAATGAACTCACGCCGTACTTCcacctcgacctcgccggtgcagtctcgtcggcgctcgaAAGCGCGCCGGCAGAAAGCCAGGCGCCAGAGGTGGCGACGCCGAGTGACCACCACACCCCTTAACATGTGATGCACTGTATTATAGACGACGCACGTAATTGGATTTATTTTAGATATGTTGGGACACAAGGATCGGACACAGACACACGAGAGACGCGCCAAGCGACACGGCTCGCTTGACGCTCCCCACAGCCGGTCCCTGCATCCGGCCCCACTACGGAGTCCACCTCCACTGACTAAATAAGCATCGTCGGCCATGGCACGGCCCCCGGGCAGTGCGCTTCCGGGGATGGACGAATTGGTGAATGAAATCGATGATATCATGCAAGAATCGCCGGAGCGAAAAATGAGGGCAGCGTCGGTACAGACGACGCGCCATTTTTTGCCTTCGCCGCCGATGGACCGCCGCCACAGCTACGCTTCGctcgcgtcgacgagcggcacacggcgccggccgctgccgccgacgccgcggggGCCTCGCGTACCGACGcggctgccgagcgcgccgtcgcctgCACCGAGTATTCCGGCGCCGAACGCGCCCCCGTCGTACGCTTCGGTGCACACGCCCAGCGCAGACGCCAAGCCGCGGCGGCACTCGGGGAAACCGCTGGCGTGGCCGCCGGAAAAGCACGAAagcctcgagcacgatATGCTGCCAGTCTAtacgcctcggccgcagTCGGTGTCGGTAGAGAAAAaggcgccggtcgagctGCCGCCCGAGGAAGTGCACGACATtaccgccgagctgcttcgTGGAACGACCGTCGACATGGCGTGCCTTTCGCAGATTGCGCAGCTTCTCTTGTGCATCCTGGAACGCAAACCTCTCATCAAGGGAAGTATCATTTACCCTCTGAGCTTTACCGGGCGCATGGCCATCCAGGCGATCACCGACATCCTGGGCCAGTACGCACATACTTCGGCGCAATTTGGCGCAGAGATTCCCGAGGCAAATGCGCACTATATGGCGATGAGCATTGCGCGCTCGCTCAAGACGCAGCTATTCATCCACGAGGCAGACTGGGAAGACCACCCGCTGAGCGCGGGCGTCGACGAAGTGTACATGTTCTTTTCGGATTGCGCAAACAATGACaaggtcgacggcgcggctgcAAACGCGCGCGAGATCCACGGCACACTGTTTgagcgccgctcgctcgaTGCCGTCGGCCTCAGCGCGCAGgcagccgcggcgtgcgtcagCACACAGACGCACGACCTGCCGACCGGCGTCTTTGCGCCCATGACACGCTGCTA from Malassezia japonica chromosome 1, complete sequence includes the following:
- a CDS encoding uncharacterized protein (COG:B; COG:D; BUSCO:EOG09260WU6; EggNog:ENOG503NW4R), which gives rise to MLPFRAPSGAGPRGTARDASGQRARLASGRRIVSQGLAKTQQRAAELGPSSVSALQVDNTSFEEWMKMATDNKINATNTWNFALIDYFHDMSLLRSESGDGSINFQKASCTLDGCVKVWTSRVDSVMAETGRLLSGLQDENENLAQKEGGAQDDAASDEGEGDDEEGARTTRKRTRAREATLAKSFAQLQAKRFDLEFTVDPLFKKTSADFDEGGAGGLLMNHLHVDNNMKVVFDASDVTGDAGEGGEGGGEAQGEAEASTPTPNGDASHAEASMSAADTSAADTSAADTSAADTSAADTSAADTSAADTSANSPADSRADMSVDSTTPDPTSSDTPLPLDLEPLRATLQAADAGAPLESVLASRILCPSLASFTFSDGNEAELPLLQDLEEQEAMMDLPDLDMAMDTDDQYDPPELDFFEGPDAIGADDERDFDVAFAHPTDESAPTPSTQGGHDVLFDYFDNRMKKNWAGPEHWKMSRLNLASAQRERRAESAAPESERPRRRKEAQTIDFFAEDAKPMKELFAPSATPASISMTKAAKADTSAHLLPEDQHFNSKRLLRLFLKPKATILLQQKRAAAHDDVEDAWANEENDFVPDLFQDVHPYEDVLPAAPFDAPPELDGFADESDDEILRSDALRRVRPEYVEHAKRAKQIDVKRLKDNIWQNMDVAPAEPTPFGNVLSTLHTVYPKQKLEEISTSFCFICLLHLANEEGLALAVPGGEDDDALGAPDDDAHVGRIDLLQVRRDPALASAS
- the sec1 gene encoding syntaxin binding protein 1 (BUSCO:EOG09261ZJR; COG:U; EggNog:ENOG503NVK8), whose amino-acid sequence is MPAKSLQTLVKQRYLNAIQSVQPASRWKNLVVDSHTMQYLSAVMRMFDILELNVTQVENIEKRRDPQPTMEAAYILCATTQNVERLIKELAPSGDTPPQYAAAHIFFVDAVSDELVEKLTASKAAPRLKQLVELFLSMWPIEAQAFVLKQPTSLYSLFQPMEGPYAPSHDESLALLQDELDVATQTLVNLCITLNENPQIRYLSSSPTPLGPLAIGAQENTVDGNAPHVPPPKRAAPPEGRIEVGEHFTKQLAFRVQAALDEYTKGGQLLGEPGRPQSVLFVTDRSMDTSAPFLHEFTYQAMINDLLPIEEGMRYKHTYTNSDGQREESMAELNDEDEIYKAIRHLHIAEAIAYLQREFESHMGEASQFSGATSINGMRDMLASLPHMQTTKEKLSLHLSLAQQCMDRFEKSKLAEQAMVEQNSATGETAQGSRPRALVEEMVPLLDDAQVTNADKVRIIALYILFCDGVHDEDRRRLFQHARLGTGEMNAVNNLVHLGARIVRESSGSGLDAIFRKRRKHLKPRSNPTDYELSRYQPLIRTMMEDHAAGRLDQSLFPYVRDAPPDTLATGSLSPRNVANFGSSATDMATQMLHSAINATGGKDSPLARVGRGFDASSGRTASGSTSLRSAKPTWHQKGRANSVASIPTAGGMLTPRGSVSAPLAENSNPNAQRVLIYVAGGMTYSEMRTAYQVGARMNADVYIGSSHVHTPSSFINELRVMGSSRQPAPPAPHVAQRRAAEAESKKKPDPKKKQAPPKPIYPQTLSAQARYDLRYQTAPEPEPEPEAPSSGSRKISATLHALKKDTKEVPEPPSGPQTAKPEPVKPKVRDMSKFKNAFSFKK